From one Staphylococcus kloosii genomic stretch:
- a CDS encoding TIGR01440 family protein: MENDLALLLEELKNRDFFKENELCIIGCSTSEIIGERIGSVGSMDVAEKIYNQLKAIEQDTGVSFVYQGCEHINRAVTIDRSNFNPLTLEEVTVVPDVHAGGSMATYAYQQLDNPMVVEYISVPKGIDIGQTLIGMHINHVAIPERTETKKVGEAFVTVASSRPKKIGGERAKYN, translated from the coding sequence TTTTTTCAAAGAAAATGAACTTTGTATTATCGGTTGTTCTACCTCTGAAATCATTGGCGAAAGAATTGGTTCTGTAGGTTCTATGGATGTAGCTGAAAAGATATATAATCAGCTCAAGGCAATTGAGCAAGACACAGGAGTGTCGTTTGTATATCAAGGATGCGAACACATTAATAGAGCAGTAACGATAGATCGATCTAATTTTAACCCATTAACGTTGGAAGAAGTTACAGTCGTTCCAGATGTACACGCTGGAGGCAGTATGGCTACATATGCATATCAACAACTAGATAACCCAATGGTAGTCGAATATATTTCTGTACCAAAAGGTATTGATATTGGCCAAACACTTATTGGCATGCATATAAATCATGTTGCTATACCAGAACGTACTGAGACGAAAAAAGTTGGCGAGGCTTTTGTAACTGTAGCATCATCTAGACCTAAAAAAATTGGTGGCGAACGAGCGAAATATAATTAA